A single region of the Xenopus laevis strain J_2021 chromosome 4L, Xenopus_laevis_v10.1, whole genome shotgun sequence genome encodes:
- the nsl1.L gene encoding NSL1, MIS12 kinetochore complex component L homeolog, whose amino-acid sequence MLSTTPAPDYCRIRCCSKQTVQELLAKCSEFSKEVMESQQHLSPERREQELRNCIWDFERAFQENITINGQSWQEAPETQNELDIKMLEDKLDDAIVDTAIKRKRYPRKILSHVVKILKTEREILAQTKPAVQPEEIKFDSQQALRMMDLSAVTNNLSKQISETMKALPAQIEKANGFSHVLSLQPILESSRTRKEIFCSQVKLVDLAKKVPRPVETTPRETEAKVKPSPVLSRRRQRSQCSERSLYPVRSKRKISLSS is encoded by the exons ATGCTCTCCACTACCCCGGCTCCCGATTACTGTAGAATACGTTGCTGTTCTAAACAGACAGTACAGGAGTTGCTGGCGAAGTGCAGTGAATTCAGCAAAGAAGTAATGGAGAGTCAGCAACACCTGAGCCCGGAAAGAAGGGAACAGGAACTGAGAAACTGCATTTGG GATTTTGAAAGAGCTTTTCAGGAGAATATCACTATCAATGGGCAGAGTTGGCAAGAGGCTCCAGAAACCCAGAATG AGCTAGATATTAAGATGTTGGAAGATAAACTGGATGATGCGATAGTGGATACAGCGATAAAGCGGAAGAGATATCCTAGGAAAATCTTGAGCCATGTGGTTAAAATCCTAAAGACGGAAAGAGAAATCCTG GCCCAGACCAAACCTGCTGTGCAGCCAGAAGAAATAAAGTTTGATTCACAACAAG CCTTACGGATGATGGACCTGTCTGCAGTAACCAAcaatttatcaaagcagatcagTGAAACAATGAAG gccctgccagcccagattgAGAAGGCCAATGGGTTCTCCCATGTGCTTAGCCTTCAGCCCATCTTGGAGAGCTCCCGAACCCGCAAAGAAATCTTCTGCAGTCAAGTCAAACTGGTAGACCTAGCAAAGAAAGTTCCAAGGCCAGTAGAAACCACCCCGAGAGAGACAGAAGCTAAGGTGAAGCCCAGCCCAGTGCTTAGCCGAAGAAGGCAAAGGTCTCAATGTTCCGAAAGGAGTCTCTACCCTGTACGTTCCAAAAGGAAAATCAGTCTGTCTTCATGA
- the chadl.L gene encoding chondroadherin-like protein: MLLFVFTLIIMTAVKPLFCDRCPRVCICDNIRTFVACTNKNLTEVPASIPQYTQKLDLRGNDLKVIANGAFLSVPYLTHLSLQKCNIERIEEGAFRGLGRLIYLNLGSNKISFIYQESFDGLSALEQLVLEKNRLEEIKPGAFGQLGFLNFLHLGDNFLVYLPDMLFQGLQQVKWIRLSNNMINVVSNEAFAALPNLKRLSLDHNELQYLPTEALLRMSGLTRLELGWNPMTFISEEAIQMASLKQLFLNSMAIQDVSFKAFERSPQLSLIDLSNNQIRTIQVLAGLEHLNRLNLTGNAIRCDCELRSFKRWADVSRVKVDLICAGPGHFRGDHLDSLRAIDLKCGNFPEEDYNLPPITPKPEEESSCPQGCDCKPDVKHVLCENKFLQQIPKRFPVDTTLLDLRKNVFNAIHKGAFSEMKNVASLHLQDCKINEIQPGAFAGMKNLVYLYLSHNHLSSIDPEVFRDAPVIGYLYLDHNRFTRLSKGTFKFLPNLFSLHMQYNSISSLSDNLMSGADKLHWVYLTGNNINYIASSAFKNTKDLEKLYLDENLLMEVPTQTLKGLPLLNELRLSKNLIRSIGNGAFLPVSRSLQHLYLNDLGLEQISSGGFAGLGQEIKSLHLDNNKLQNIPNLKPFTGLEVINLANNPFNCDCRLLHLHKWINSLNLKVGATCAAPSSAKGQKVRNAPFSKCPGNDAEKTNKKKRSQHVPKANQKTKRG, from the exons ATGTTGCTGTTTGTCTTCACCTTGATCATCATGACAGCTGTAAAGCCGTTGTTTTGTGATCGCTGCCCTCGAGTCTGCATCTGTGATAACATCAGAACGTTTGTGGCCTGTACAAACAAGAACCTGACAGAAGTCCCAGCCTCTATCCCACAG TACACCCAAAAGTTGGATCTCAGAGGAAATGATCTGAAGGTTATTGCCAATGGGGCATTCTTATCTGTACCATATTTGACACACCTAAGCCTTCAGAAATGCAATATTGAAAGGATTGAGGAAGGTGCTTTCCGAGGTCTTGGGCGATTGATTTACCTCAACTTAGGCTCTAACAAAATCAGTTTCATATACCAGGAGTCATTTGATGGACTGTCAGCTTTGGAGCAGCTTGTCCTGGAAAAGAATCGCCTTGAGGAGATCAAGCCTGGGGCCTTTGGTCAATTGGGTTTTTTGAACTTTCTTCATCTTGGAGACAATTTCCTTGTTTACTTGCCAGATATGTTATTTCAAGGACTGCAGCAAGTTAAGTGGATACGTCTCTCAAACAATATGATTAACGTGGTATCTAATGAGGCCTTTGCAGCACTTCCAAACCTAAAGaggcttagtttggatcacaatgaACTCCAGTACCTTCCAACCGAAGCACTTTTGAGAATGTCTGGTCTGACTAGATTGGAACTGGGATGGAATCCAATGACTTTCATTTCAGAGGAAGCTATTCAGATGGCATCCCTCAAGCAGCTCTTTCTCAATAGCATGGCGATACAGGATGTGTCTTTCAAAGCTTTTGAAAGAAGCCCACAGCTATCCCTTATTGATCTAAGTAACAACCAGATAAGGACAATACAGGTATTAGCAGGTTTAGAACATTTGAATCGCTTGAACCTAACAGGAAATGCCATACGTTGCGATTGTGAGCTGAGATCTTTTAAGCGATGGGCTGACGTATCAAGGGTAAAAGTTGATCTTATTTGTGCTGGTCCAGGACATTTTAGGGGAGATCATTTAGATTCTCTGAGAGCCATTGACCTGAAATGTGGTAATTTCCCAGAAGAAGATTATAATCTACCCCCAATAACTCCAAAACCGGAAGAGGAAAGTTCTTGCCCACAGGGGTGCGACTGTAAACCTGATGTTAAACATGTGCTCTGCGAAAATAAATTCCTCCAACAGATTCCCAAGCGGTTTCCCGTTGACACAACCCTTCTAGATCTgcgtaaaaatgttttcaatgccATACACAAAGGGGCCTTCTCAGAAATGAAAAATGTGGCATCACTTCATCTTCAAGATTGCAAGATTAATGAAATTCAACCTGGAGCTTTTGCAGGCATGAAAAATCTAGTTTATCTCTACCTATCGCACAATCATCTCTCGTCTATTGACCCTGAAGTCTTCAGGGATGCCCCAGTGATTGGCTACCTTTACTTAGACCACAACAGATTTACTAGGCTTTCAAAGGGGACCTTCAAATTTCTTCCCAATCTCTTTTCTCTCCACATGCAGTACAACTCTATCAGTTCACTCTCTGATAACCTTATGTCTGGGGCAGACAAGTTGCATTGGGTCTATCTGACAGGCAACAATATCAACTACATTGCTTCATCAGCCTTTAAAAACACCAAAGATTTAGAAAAACTATATCTGGATGAGAATCTACTAATGGAGGTGCCAACGCAAACTCTTAAAGGACTGCCTCTTCTAAATGAGCTTAGGCTATCCAAGAACCTCATCAGATCGATTGGAAATGGAGCTTTCTTACCAGTATCTCGTTCACTACAGCACCTGTATCTCAATGACCTTGGCCTGGAACAG ATTTCTAGTGGTGGATTTGCTGGACTGGGACAGGAAATTAAAAGTCTTCATCTAGATAACAATAAACTGCAGAACATTCCCAACTTGAAGCCTTTCACTGGACTAGAAGTCATAAATTTAGCAAACAACCCCTTCAATTGTGACTGCCGTCTGCTACACCTTCACAA GTGGATCAACAGCCTAAATCTAAAAGTGGGGGCAACATGTGCCGCTCCAAGCAGTGCAAAGGGACAGAAGGTCAGAAATGCACCATTCTCAAAATGCCCtggaaatgatgcagaaaaaacaaacaagaaaaagagGTCACAGCATGTTCCGAAAGCCAATCAAAAAACTAAACGTGGCTGA